The Sulfurihydrogenibium sp. genomic interval CAGAATGCTTATGGATAATTCTGAGCTTTGTGTTTGCGATTTTATGAGATTGTTAAAGCTGTCTCAGCCTCATGTATCTTTCCATATCAGAGTTTTAAAAGAAGCTAATGTTATCACCTGTAAAAAGGTTGGTAGATGGGTTTATTGTTCACTAAACAAAGAAAACCCACTTTTAAAAGCTGTCTTAGAATTTATAAAAGATATAGAGTTAGATAAAGAAGAAATTGGATGCTGTGGTATAAATCAGGAGGAGAAATTATGAAAAAAATTCAAATAATTAGTGCTTCTAACTGTAATAACTGTGAGCTTCTTTATAATGTAGTAAGTACAATCGTAAAATCCAAAAATATTCCAGCAGAGGTTGAAAAAATTGTAGATATTAGAGAATTGGCTAAATATAAAACTATGAAAACGCCTGTCTTGGTAGTTGATGGCAAAGTAAAACATGTTGGAACGCCAATTCCTGCACCACA includes:
- a CDS encoding metalloregulator ArsR/SmtB family transcription factor, coding for MREKKLRQFFHSLSDESRLKIVRMLMDNSELCVCDFMRLLKLSQPHVSFHIRVLKEANVITCKKVGRWVYCSLNKENPLLKAVLEFIKDIELDKEEIGCCGINQEEKL
- a CDS encoding thioredoxin family protein gives rise to the protein MKKIQIISASNCNNCELLYNVVSTIVKSKNIPAEVEKIVDIRELAKYKTMKTPVLVVDGKVKHVGTPIPAPQTIEELITQD